The proteins below come from a single Miscanthus floridulus cultivar M001 chromosome 1, ASM1932011v1, whole genome shotgun sequence genomic window:
- the LOC136493565 gene encoding uncharacterized protein has product MVPKPKPSSLCKDCAISWTSRDKYDQENTMFDFVMGLRSEFEPIRVQLLGRPTLPTLSEALSALIAEETRLRTIAANSPLSQHSVLAVPPLPVQVAGPAKTPCSHCGRTNHPDVQCFKKYPHLLAEMKAKRATSRRGTAATSSDSIQTAAPLCKESSNSSIPSAPFSGYMSASSLSSTSHSGPPNPSSSWYWPSP; this is encoded by the exons ATGGTGCCCAAACCCAAGCCCTCTTCCTTATGCAAGGATTGTGCCATCTCTTGGACTTCCAGAGACAAGTATGATCAGGAAAATACTATGTTTGACTTTGTGATGGGTCTGCGATCTGAGTTTGAACCCATCCGTGTTCAGCTTCTtgggaggcctactcttccaacTCTGTCTGAGGCACTGTCCGCTTTGATTGCTGAGGAGACACGTCTCAGGACTATTGCTGCAAATTCACCTTTGTCTCAGCATTCAGTGCTAGCTGTTCCTCCCCTGCCTGTTCAAGTTGCAGGCCCAGCCAAGACTCCTTGCAGCCACTGTGGCAGGACAAATCATCCTGATGTGCAGTGTTTCAAGAAGTACCCACACCTCCTAGCTGAAATGAAAGCAAAGCGTGCTACCTCGCGGCGTGGGACAGCTGCAACTTCTTCTGACAGCATTCAAACAGCAGCTCCACTCTGCAAGGAATCCAGCAATAGCAGCATCCCCTCTGCTCCATTCAGTGGATACATGTCAGCCAGCTCCTTGTCTTCTACATCACATTCAG GACCGCCGAACCCGAGCTCTTCTTGGTACTGGCCGTCACCATAG